CCTGCCCGTCGGGCGTCTCGACGACGAGGGTGTCGCCCTCCAGGGAGATCACGTCGGTGCCGGCCTCGTCGAGCCACGCCTTCGTCCACGCCGACAGGTCGCGGCCGGACGCGCGCGAGTAGCAGTCCATCAGGTCGTCGAGGCGGGTGTTGGTGAAGGCGTAGCGCGCGAAGTAGTCGCGCAGGCCCTCGACGAAGGCGTCCTCGCCGATGTAGGCGACGAGCTGGTGGAGCACGCTCTGGCCCTTGACGTAGGTGATCGCGTCGAAGTTCGACATCGCCGACGACACGTCGGCCACGTCGCCGCGGATGGCGTGGCGCGCGGGGCTCATGTCCATCTCGTACGCAGTGCGCTTGCCGGCGGCGAGGAAGGTGGCCCACTGGTCGGTGAACTCGCTGGCACCGGCCATGCCCCAGTTGGCGGCCCACGACGCGAACGCCTCGTTGAGCCACAGGTCGTCCCACCACTGCATGGTCACCAGGTCCCCGAACCACATGTGGGCCATCTCGTGGAAGATGAACTCCGCGCGGACGCCCCGCTGGGCGTGGGTCGGGGGAGTGCGGAAGAGCTGGCCGTCGCCGTAGGTGACGCAGCCCCAGTTCTCCATGGCCCCGCCGAGGTTCGGCACGAAGACCTGGTCGTAGCGCTCCTGCGGGAACGGACAGGCGAACCGCTCGCCGAAGAACGCGAGGCCCTGGCGGGTCAGGGTGACCAGCTCGTCGAGGTCGCGCTCGAGCACCGGCACCAGGGACTGGCGGCAGTAGAAGCCGAGGTCGTGGCCGTCGTGCTGGCGGCGCACCTCGTGGAAGGGGCCGGCGTTGACGACCACGACGTAGGTCGACAGGCGCGGGGTGTCGGGGTAGGTCCACACGCGGGCGTCGCCGTCCTCCGCGTCGACGACCGACTCGGGGGCGCCGTTGGAGGTCACCAGCCACGAGGACGGGGCGGTGACGACGAAGCGGTGCGGCGCCTTGAGGTCGGGCTGGTCGAAGCAGGCCCACACCCGGCGCGCCTCGTCAGGCTCCAGGCTGGTCCAGACGTAGACGAGCTTGTCGGTCGGGTCGACCGTGCGCAGGATCCCCTCGCCGGACGAGGTGTTGGTGGTGGACGCCTCGACGACGAGCACGTTGTCGGCGGCCAGCGCGGGCAGCGGCAGCCGGCCGTCGGCGCAGGCCGAGACGTCGAGGTCGGCGCCGTTGAGGGTCGCGCGCGCGACGTCCATCGCGACGTCGACGAAGGTCGTGGCGCCCGGCTCGGAGCAGGTGAACGTGATCGTGCTCCGCGAGGCGAACAGCTCGCCCTCGAGCAGCCCGGTCATGTCGACCTCGATGTCGTAGCGCTGCACCTCCAGCAGCGCGGAGCGGGCGGCGGCTTCGTCCTGGGTCAGGCTCGACAACGTCAACGTCATGAAGGTGACGCTACTCACTCCGGGCGCCGCGCTAGCGTGCGGGGCATGACCGACCCGAGCGCTGGACCTCCCGTCGACGCGATCTCCGACCGTCCGCAGACGTGGCCGGTGGTCTCGACGCGCGACCTGCACCGCGACGACTGGGTGGTCGCGCTGCGTGAGGACGTGATCACCCGGCCCGGCCACCCGGAGCAGTTCAGCAGGGTCAGCCTCGAGCACCCGGGAGCGGTCGTGGTCCTCGCCGTCGACGACGACGAGCGCGTGATGTGCCTGCGGCAGTACCGCCACACCACCGCCCACGAGTTCGTCGAGCTGCCGGCCGGCCTGCGGGACGCCGGCGACGAGCCCGCGGTCGAGACGGCGAAGCGCGAGCTGCGCGAGGAGGTCGAGCTGGAGGCGTCGAGCTGGCGGCGGCTGCTGAGCACGTACGCCAGCGCGGGGATCAGCGAGGAGGTGCACGAGATCTTCCTCGCCCGGGGCCTCACCCACGCGCCCCGCGGCGACTTCGAGATGCGGCACGAGGAGGCGGAGATGGAGCGCTTCTGGGCGCCGTTCGCCGACCTCCTCGACGCGGTGCTCGAGGGCCGGGTCCGGCAGGGTCCGCTGGTCCAGGCGGTGCTCGCCTACGAGGTGCACCGGCAGCGCGGGACCCTCGACGCCCCCTCCCCGTCGGCGGGGGCGGATCGGGAGTAGTCTCGCTCCCGCTGTGAGGCGAGCCACACCCGTGGCCCCTCTCTGATCCCTAGGAGCAAGGCAGATGAAGGTCGGAGTCCCGAAGGAAGTCAAGAACCGCGAGTACCGCGTGGCCCTGACCCCGATCGGTGTCCACGAGCTGGTCCAGCACGGTCACGAGGTCGTGATCGAGAAGTCCGCCGGTGTCGGCTCGCAGATCCCCGACGAGGAGTACGTCGCGGCGGGCGCCACGATGCTCGACTCCGCGGACGACGTGTGGGGATCCGCGGACATGATCCTCAAGGTCAAGGAGCCCGTCGCCGAGGAGTACGCGCGGATGCGGGAGGGCCAGACCCTCTTCACCTACCTCCACCTCGCCGCCGACAAGCCCCTCACCGAGGAGCTGATCAGCCGCAAGGTGACCGGCATCGCCTACGAGACGGTGCAGCTGCCGTCCGGCGGGCTGCCGCTGCTCTACCCGATGTCCGAGGTCGCGGGCTGCCTCGCGCCCCAGGTCGGGGCGTACTCGCTGATGAAGGCCAACGGCGGCCGCGGCGTCCTGATGGGCGGCGTCGGCGGCGTGGCCAACGCGAAGGTCGTCATCATCGGCGCCGGCGTCTCGGGCCAGAACGCCGCGAACATCGCGCTCGGCATGGGCGCCGACGTCACGCTGCTCGACACCGACCTGGACAAGCTGCGGATGTCGTTCTGGCGCTACAACAACCGCGTCCACGGCCTCGCGTCCTCCAAGCTCGCCATCGAGCAGCAGGTCATGGAGGCCGACATGGTCATCGGCGCCGTGCTGATCCCCGGCGCGGCCGCGCCCAAGCTGGTCACCAACGACCTCGTGTCGCGGATGAAGCCGGGCTCCGTGCTCGTCGACATCGCGATCGACCAGGGTGGCTGCTTCGAGGACTCCCACGCCACCACGCACGACGACCCGACCTACGAGGTCCACAACTCGGTGTTCTACTGCGTGGCCAACATGCCGGGCGCGGTGCCGAACACCTCGACCTACGCGCTGACCAACGCGACGCTGCCCTACGCCGTCGCGCTGGCCGACAAGGGCTGGAAGCAGGCGCTGCGCGACGACCGCAGCCTCGCGCTCGGCCTCAACACCCACGACGGCCACCTCACCAACGCGCCCGTCGGCACCGCGGTCGGCATCGAGTCGGTGGACCTGGACAGCGTCCTGGGATGATCCCGGGGTGAGTGCGGGGGCCACACCGGGACGAGCCGCCAGGACCTACCTCGACCACCTCGCGGTCGAGCGGGGCCTGGCGGCCAACACCCTCAGCTCCTACCGGCGCGACCTGGCTCGCTACCAGGAGTTCCTGGACGGGCAGGGCGTCGACGACCTGGACGCCGTCACCGAGGCGACGGTGACGGCGTTCCTGGTGAGCCTGCGCGAGGGCAGCGAGGGCCACCCGCCGCTGAGCGCGACCTCGGCGGCGCGCACGGTCGTCGCGGTCCGCGGCTTCCACAAGTTCGCGGTCTCCGACGGGCTGGCCGCCGCCGACCCGGCCGCGGCGGTGAAGCCACCGTCGCCGACCAAGCGCCTGCCGAAGGCGCTGCCGCTCGCGGACGTCGAGGCGATCCTGGACGCCGCCGGCGCGCCGGAGACGGTGCTGGCGCTGCGCGACCGGGCGCTGCTGGAGGTGCTCTACGGCACCGGCGCGCGGATCTCGGAGGCCGTCGGCCTCGACGTCGACGACCTCGACACGGTCGACGGCACGGTGCTGCTGCGCGGCAAGGGTGGCAAGGAGCGGCTGGTGCCGGTCGGCGGGTACGCCCGCGAGGCGGTGGCGGCCTACGTCGCCCGCGCCCGGCCCGAGCTCGTCGGCTCCGGACGCGGGGGACCGGCGATGTTCCTCAACTCCCGCGGCGGACGGCTCTCGCGACAGAGCGCGTGGGCGGTGCTCGTGAAGGCGGCCGAGCGGGCCGGCGTGACCGCGTCGGTCTCGCCGCACACGCTGCGGCACTCCTTCGCGACCCACCTCCTCGACGGCGGCGCCGACGTCCGCGTCGTGCAGGAGCTGCTCGGGCACGCGTCGGTGACCACGACGCAGGTCTACACGCTCGTGACGGTCGACAACCTGCGCGAGGTGTTCGCCACGGCGCACCCGCGGGCCCGCGAGTGACCGGATCGCCGGTGCGGCTGCGCCTCCTGGACGCCCCGACCTGGGCCGGCGCCCCCATCGTCGGCGCCCGCCCGCAGGCGCTGCTCGCCGCGCTGGTTCTCGAGCCGCGCGGGCTGAGCGTGGCCCAGCTGG
This genomic interval from Nocardioides palaemonis contains the following:
- the pepN gene encoding aminopeptidase N: MTLTLSSLTQDEAAARSALLEVQRYDIEVDMTGLLEGELFASRSTITFTCSEPGATTFVDVAMDVARATLNGADLDVSACADGRLPLPALAADNVLVVEASTTNTSSGEGILRTVDPTDKLVYVWTSLEPDEARRVWACFDQPDLKAPHRFVVTAPSSWLVTSNGAPESVVDAEDGDARVWTYPDTPRLSTYVVVVNAGPFHEVRRQHDGHDLGFYCRQSLVPVLERDLDELVTLTRQGLAFFGERFACPFPQERYDQVFVPNLGGAMENWGCVTYGDGQLFRTPPTHAQRGVRAEFIFHEMAHMWFGDLVTMQWWDDLWLNEAFASWAANWGMAGASEFTDQWATFLAAGKRTAYEMDMSPARHAIRGDVADVSSAMSNFDAITYVKGQSVLHQLVAYIGEDAFVEGLRDYFARYAFTNTRLDDLMDCYSRASGRDLSAWTKAWLDEAGTDVISLEGDTLVVETPDGQEPRPHRLDVAVFDATDEGLSPVGRTSVEIGGTSTPVDLPAGDLRLLNAGDLTFAAVKPDADSLRLMLERIDQLDDPLDRSLVAATAGQLLLLGDVAPRDVAAALTRALASETSPALVEPFLAQALLVADRWAPATESPALLRALADAVVGLVDVPDARQAALRTLAASASTDEHWAVLDRAVEQATDLDLAWRCAVRRSELGDLDEDRVARLLESDPDPDAGMRRLAVLAAHPTVEAKEEVWKAFFVDYAVPASRETLVLGSTFWRPGQAELLAPFTHRYLDELHMLKGGLLNQGLTIRAMYPLGAGDETFLAAAEAAADDTSLMAYARNQLRSNSFVLGRVLAARRL
- a CDS encoding NUDIX domain-containing protein, whose protein sequence is MTDPSAGPPVDAISDRPQTWPVVSTRDLHRDDWVVALREDVITRPGHPEQFSRVSLEHPGAVVVLAVDDDERVMCLRQYRHTTAHEFVELPAGLRDAGDEPAVETAKRELREEVELEASSWRRLLSTYASAGISEEVHEIFLARGLTHAPRGDFEMRHEEAEMERFWAPFADLLDAVLEGRVRQGPLVQAVLAYEVHRQRGTLDAPSPSAGADRE
- the ald gene encoding alanine dehydrogenase — encoded protein: MKVGVPKEVKNREYRVALTPIGVHELVQHGHEVVIEKSAGVGSQIPDEEYVAAGATMLDSADDVWGSADMILKVKEPVAEEYARMREGQTLFTYLHLAADKPLTEELISRKVTGIAYETVQLPSGGLPLLYPMSEVAGCLAPQVGAYSLMKANGGRGVLMGGVGGVANAKVVIIGAGVSGQNAANIALGMGADVTLLDTDLDKLRMSFWRYNNRVHGLASSKLAIEQQVMEADMVIGAVLIPGAAAPKLVTNDLVSRMKPGSVLVDIAIDQGGCFEDSHATTHDDPTYEVHNSVFYCVANMPGAVPNTSTYALTNATLPYAVALADKGWKQALRDDRSLALGLNTHDGHLTNAPVGTAVGIESVDLDSVLG
- the xerD gene encoding site-specific tyrosine recombinase XerD, producing the protein MSAGATPGRAARTYLDHLAVERGLAANTLSSYRRDLARYQEFLDGQGVDDLDAVTEATVTAFLVSLREGSEGHPPLSATSAARTVVAVRGFHKFAVSDGLAAADPAAAVKPPSPTKRLPKALPLADVEAILDAAGAPETVLALRDRALLEVLYGTGARISEAVGLDVDDLDTVDGTVLLRGKGGKERLVPVGGYAREAVAAYVARARPELVGSGRGGPAMFLNSRGGRLSRQSAWAVLVKAAERAGVTASVSPHTLRHSFATHLLDGGADVRVVQELLGHASVTTTQVYTLVTVDNLREVFATAHPRARE